A part of Arachis hypogaea cultivar Tifrunner chromosome 12, arahy.Tifrunner.gnm2.J5K5, whole genome shotgun sequence genomic DNA contains:
- the LOC112730668 gene encoding uncharacterized protein translates to MKPETEGGDAFVTTGFSNWKKKERLQIHVGIHDSAHNQAWRKCEALMRPKQHITAAIEKQSEQAKKNYQIHLTATIDCIRFLLRQGLAFRGNDETDDSVNQGNFLELLNFLAQHNEEIGRAFKNARGNLKLIAPSIQKDIVRAAARETTKVIVDDLGDELFAVLVDEARDISIKEQMSVCLRYVNKEGQVREHFLGLVHVSNTNALSLKLALESLLETYNLSLSRVRGQGYDGASNMQGEFNGLKTLILKENSYAFYVHCFAHQLQLALVTVAKKQVEIALLFNLLTNLCNVVGVSCKRRDMLRDSQMTKTIEALKSGEISSGRGLNQETTLKRVGDTRWGSHYGTILRLISLFPSVVNVLEYVEEDRNNSEQRAEACHLLNVIQSFEFIFNLHLMKNILGVTNELSQALQRNDQDIVNAMALVKVSKQRLQNIRDDGWSLLLDEVSLFCDKHDITVPIMDDIFVSQGRSRQVNTELLLCIACLNPRHSFFAFDKEKLIQLAQFYPLEFSSTQLLALDSQLENFILDVRSDDQFSDLNGISALSQKLVETRKNIVYPLVFLLLKLALVLPVATASVERTFSAMNIIKSRLRMGDEFLNDCLVTYIERETFDCIDNEKIIQSFQNMKPRRMEF, encoded by the exons ATGAAACCTGAGACTGAAGGTGGTGATGCTTTTGTAACTACTGGCTtttcaaattggaaaaaaaaggagagactACAAATTCATGTTGGGATTCATGATAGCGCTCATAATCAAGCTTGGAGAAAATGTGAAGCACTTATGAGACCAAAACAACACATCACTGCTGCTATTGAAAAACAATCTGAGCAAGCTAAAAAGAATTATCAAATTCACTTGACAGCAACAATTGATTGTATTAGATTTCTTTTGCGACAAGGATTGGCCTTTCGTGGTAATGATGAGACAGATGATTCTGTTAACCAAGGAAATTTTTTGGAACTTCTAAACTTTCTTGCACAACATAATGAAGAGATTGGTCGTGCTTTCAAAAATGCTCGTGGGAATCTTAAACTAATAGCACCCTCAATTCAAAAAGATATTGTAAGAGCTGCTGCAAGGGAAACGACAAAAGTTATTGTAGATGATCTTGGGGATGAATTATTTGCTGTATTGGTTGATGAAGCCCGTGACATTTCTATTAAGGAGCAAATGTCAGTTTGCTTAAGGTATGTGAACAAAGAAGGACAAGTTAGGGAGCATTTTCTTGGTCTTGTTCATGTTTCTAATACTAATGCTTTATCTCTAAAATTAGCATTGGAGTCATTATTAGAAACATATAATTTAAGTTTATCAAGAGTACGTGGACAAGGATATGATGGTGCAAGTAACATGCAAGGAGAATTTAATGGTTTGAAAACTTTGATATTGAAAGAAAATTCTTATGCTTTCTATGTACATTGCTTTGCTCACCAACTTCAGTTAGCTCTTGTAACGGTTGCAAAAAAACAAGTTGAAATTGCTTTgctttttaatttgttaactaatttatGCAATGTTGTTGGAGTTTCGTGTAAACGAAGAGATATGCTTCGTGATAGTCAAATGACTAAGACAATTGAAGCACTAAAAAGTGGAGAAATTTCTAGTGGGCGTGGTTTGAATCAAGAAACAACTTTAAAAAGAGTTGGAGACACTAGATGGGGTTCACATTACGGAACTATACTtagattaatttctttatttccttctGTGGTTAATGTTCTTGAATATGTTGAGGAAGATAGAAATAATTCAGAACAAAGAGCTGAAGCATGTCATTTATTGAATGTCATTCAATCCTTTGAATTCATTTTCAACTTGCACTTGATGAAAAATATCTTGGGAGTTACTAATGAGTTATCTCAAGCGTTACAAAGGAATGATCAAGACATTGTAAATGCTATGGCATTAGTCAAAGTGTCTAAGCAACGGTTGCAAAATATAAGAGATGATGGCTGGTCTCTTTTACTTGACGAAGTCTCACTGTTTTGTGACAAACATGATATTACTGTTCCAATCATGGATGATATATTTGTGTCACAAGGAAGATCAAGAC AGGTGAATACTGAATTGCTTCTTTGCATAGCTTGTTTGAATCCAAGACACTCATTTTTTGCATTTGATAAGGAGAAGTTGATCCAGTTAGCTCAATTCTATCCATTAGAATTTTCTTCCACTCAACTTTTGGCACTTGACAGTCAACTTGAGAACTTCATACTAGATGTGCGTTCTGATGATCAATTCTCAGACTTAAATGGAATTAGTGCTCTTTCTCAGAAGTTGGTTgagactcgaaaaaatattgtttatccaTTAGTGTTTCTTCTTTTGAAGTTAGCTTTAGTTTTGCCCGTAGCAACTGCATCAGTTGAAAGAACTTTTTCTGCTATGAACATCATAAAGAGTCGACTTCGGATGGGAGAcgaatttttaaatgattgtttagtGACATACATAGAAAGAGAGACATTTGATTGTATTGACAATGAAAAGATTattcaatcttttcaaaatatgaaaCCTAGAAGAATGGAATTCTAA
- the LOC112728605 gene encoding uncharacterized protein: protein MEEGGGGEERRMKMKAMVAIDESEGSFYALKWALDNFFSTISIDNNNNNEEGSIMVYLVNVQSKFQQHIYPVGVAGAGKHKHQSQKKMENLNQLYYAKRSNHMEMHKEALLNARNTIILVAV, encoded by the exons atGGAGGAAGGTGGTGGTGGAGAAGAGAGGAGGATGAAGATGAAGGCGATGGTGGCCATAGATGAGAGTGAGGGAAGCTTCTATGCTCTAAAATGGGCCCTTGATAACTTCTTCAGCACTATATCCATtgacaataataacaacaatgaaGAAGGCAGCATAATGGTGTATCTTGTTAATGTTCAATCCAAATTCCAACAACATATCTACCCTGTTGGAGTTGCTGGAGCTG GGAAACATAAGCATCAGagccaaaagaaaatggaaaatctGAATCAACTTTATTATGCTAAAAGGAGTAATCACATGGAGATGCACAAAGAGGCATTACTGAATGCAAGAAACACCATCATATTAGTTGCTGTTTGA
- the LOC112728603 gene encoding nuclear pore complex protein NUP35 isoform X1, producing the protein MSTTVHKTPKSGRQTLFFQDLASPVSSRRGKFSSPGQAAAVSALWRENFGGSDLPPPPVFTLEDRSDFSPESGLPDYQISPESKSNIRTPVQASNREFSTPLKSKSEASTSYVLRGVQQSQQSSPGLSWWSPTTAKSAGEQDEKGRSSPVEGVVQPGALITLPPQLEVARPEVQRNSLPAGNLNEEEWVTVYGSSCRFSPGDTNLVLREFEKCGEILKHVPGPRDANWMHILYQNRSDSQKALNKNGVQLNGVLIVGVKPLDPMQRQALDERLNHQGFMPLPLPSARNSESSTLKAPSRPYYLQNGNSSARQTGGAIASPTKSLVSKIMDLMFGV; encoded by the exons ATGAGCACCACAGTGCACAAAACTCCAAAGTCTGGTAGACAGACTTTGTTTTTCCAGGATTTAGCCTCGCCCGTTTCTTCCAGGAGAGGAAAGTTTTCAAGTCCGGGACAGGCAGCTGCAGTATCTGCTCTGTGGCGTGAGAATTTCGGTGGTTCGGACCTTCCACCTCCTCCTGTTTTCACCTTGGAAGACAGGTCAGATTTTTCTCCTGAATCAGGCTTACCGGATTACCAAATATCCCCGGAGTCTAAATCCAATATTAGGACTCCAGTTCAAGCTTCAAATAGAGAATTTTCAACTCCATTGAAAAGCAAATCCGAGGCCAGCACATCTTATGTGTTAAGAGGGGTGCAACAAAGCCAGCAGAGCTCACCAGGGTTGAGTTGGTGGTCACCCACAACTGCAAAGAGTGCCGGAGAACAAGATGAAAAGGGAAGGAGTTCACCAGTTGAGGGTGTGGTTCAGCCTGGTGCTCTTATAACTCTCCCTCCGCAGCTGGAAGTAGCAAGGCCAGAGGTTCAAAGGAATTCTTTGCCAGCTGGGAATCTCAATGAGGAAGAGTGGGTGACTGTTTATGG TTCCTCCTGCAGATTTTCTCCAGGTGATACTAATTTGGTTTTAAGGGAGTTTGAAAAATGTGGTGAAATTTTGAAACATGTTCCTGGTCCTAGAGATGCTAATTGGATGCATATTTTATATCAG AATCGTTCTGATTCCCAGAAAGCCCTTAACAAGAATGGAGTGCAGCTCAATGGAGTCCTAATAGTTGGTGTGAAACCCTTGGATCCCATGCAACGTCAAGCATTGGATGAACGGCTTAACCATCAGGGATTTATGCCCTTACCTCTTCCGTCTGCTAGAAATTCAGAATCAAGTACGCTGAAAGCTCCCTCTCGACCCTACTATCTGCAGAATGGCAACTCAAGTGCCCGGCAAACTGGAGGAGCCATTGCTTCTCCAACAAAATCATTGGTGTCCAAGATCATGGATTTGATGTTTGGAGTCTAG
- the LOC112728606 gene encoding uncharacterized protein, translating to MRNKVGSSVDFEIFTWKIEDFTKKDITKLSSKAFKIRGYTWKLLVHPLRNDVNHFSLYLMVADNLPPYGWTRNTFFKLALINQVDRRKSIVKETQQKFNGGHRCWGSFFMNLKDFHDLRQGYIVRNTCIIEAHICVSNFPPPLDTNIINPINDDSILENNNTNNNPSPPTTNHANLRSSCDEITNSPSTSSSQSSSRSSPNESLGTNSEIQASSKKQLRLRDLIDLQTFLKDHIPLLEEVCTWHPSLLQSQKNRTQAFRLWAFTSLGQVLHFLKTKKVKDIDDNDIKTLQGLWDELEKSSGFELAWLQPYVEAALSVKAHLQKTKKLKKLVDHVVGLEIKMKKLRGELAAAEAEFEIARKDLSQVRKGFQKMDVNATIGYAMF from the exons ATGAGAAATAAGGTGGGAAGTAGTGTTGATTTTGAGATATTCACTTGGAAAATTGAAGATTTCACAAAGAAAGATATCACCAAATTAAGCTCCAAGGCTTTCAAAATACGTGGCTATACAtg GAAGCTTCTTGTGCATCCACTGAGGAACGATGTGAATCATTTTTCATTGTATTTGATGGTTGCTGATAATTTACCTCCTTATGGATGGACAAGAAACACTTTCTTCAAGTTGGCTCTAATCAATCAAGTTGATAGAAGAAAGTCAATTGTAAAGG AGACACAACAGAAATTCAATGGAGGACATAGATGCTGGGGTTCATTCTTCATGAATCTAAAAGACTTCCATGACCTTAGACAAGGTTACATTGTGAGGAACACATGCATCATTGAAGCACACATTTGTGTCTCCAATTTTCCACCACCTCTAGACACCAACATTATCAACCCAATCAATGATGATTCCATCTTAGAAAATAATAACACTAATAATAATCCATCACCTCCAACAACAAATCATGCTAATCTTCGATCCTCATGTGATGAAATTACAAATAGCccctcaacatcatcatcacaatcatcatcaAGGTCTAGTCCAAATGAATCATTAGGTACTAATAGTGAAATCCAAGCTTCATCAAAAAAACAACTAAGACTAAGAGACCTAATAGATTTGCAAACCTTCTTAAAAGATCACATTCCATTGTTAGAAGAAGTTTGCACATGGCACCCTTCACTTTTACAAAGCCAAAAGAATAGGACTCAAGCTTTTAGGTTATGGGCATTCACATCATTAGGCCAAGTTCTTCACTTTCTTAAGACAAAGAAGGTTAAGGACATTGATGACAATGACATAAAAACCCTTCAAGGTTTGTGGGATGAACTTGAGAAGTCTTCAGGGTTTGAATTGGCTTGGCTTCAGCCTTATGTTGAGGCTGCATTGAGTGTGAAGGCTCACTtgcaaaaaacaaagaaattgaagaaattggTTGATCATGTTGTTGGTTTGGAAATTAAGATGAAGAAATTGAGAGGGGAACTTGCTGCTGCTGAAGCTGAGTTTGAGATTGCAAGAAAAGACTTGTCTCAAGTGAGAAAAGGGTTTCAAAAGATGGATGTGAATGCTACTATTGGTTATGCCatgttctaa
- the LOC112728603 gene encoding nuclear pore complex protein NUP35 isoform X2 has protein sequence MSTTVHKTPKSGRQTLFFQDLASPVSSRRGKFSSPGQAAAVSALWRENFGGSDLPPPPVFTLEDRSDFSPESGLPDYQISPESKSNIRTPVQASNREFSTPLKSKSEASTSYVLRGVQQSQQSSPGLSWWSPTTAKSAGEQDEKGRSSPVEGVVQPGALITLPPQLEVARPEVQRNSLPAGNLNEEEWVTVYGFSPGDTNLVLREFEKCGEILKHVPGPRDANWMHILYQNRSDSQKALNKNGVQLNGVLIVGVKPLDPMQRQALDERLNHQGFMPLPLPSARNSESSTLKAPSRPYYLQNGNSSARQTGGAIASPTKSLVSKIMDLMFGV, from the exons ATGAGCACCACAGTGCACAAAACTCCAAAGTCTGGTAGACAGACTTTGTTTTTCCAGGATTTAGCCTCGCCCGTTTCTTCCAGGAGAGGAAAGTTTTCAAGTCCGGGACAGGCAGCTGCAGTATCTGCTCTGTGGCGTGAGAATTTCGGTGGTTCGGACCTTCCACCTCCTCCTGTTTTCACCTTGGAAGACAGGTCAGATTTTTCTCCTGAATCAGGCTTACCGGATTACCAAATATCCCCGGAGTCTAAATCCAATATTAGGACTCCAGTTCAAGCTTCAAATAGAGAATTTTCAACTCCATTGAAAAGCAAATCCGAGGCCAGCACATCTTATGTGTTAAGAGGGGTGCAACAAAGCCAGCAGAGCTCACCAGGGTTGAGTTGGTGGTCACCCACAACTGCAAAGAGTGCCGGAGAACAAGATGAAAAGGGAAGGAGTTCACCAGTTGAGGGTGTGGTTCAGCCTGGTGCTCTTATAACTCTCCCTCCGCAGCTGGAAGTAGCAAGGCCAGAGGTTCAAAGGAATTCTTTGCCAGCTGGGAATCTCAATGAGGAAGAGTGGGTGACTGTTTATGG ATTTTCTCCAGGTGATACTAATTTGGTTTTAAGGGAGTTTGAAAAATGTGGTGAAATTTTGAAACATGTTCCTGGTCCTAGAGATGCTAATTGGATGCATATTTTATATCAG AATCGTTCTGATTCCCAGAAAGCCCTTAACAAGAATGGAGTGCAGCTCAATGGAGTCCTAATAGTTGGTGTGAAACCCTTGGATCCCATGCAACGTCAAGCATTGGATGAACGGCTTAACCATCAGGGATTTATGCCCTTACCTCTTCCGTCTGCTAGAAATTCAGAATCAAGTACGCTGAAAGCTCCCTCTCGACCCTACTATCTGCAGAATGGCAACTCAAGTGCCCGGCAAACTGGAGGAGCCATTGCTTCTCCAACAAAATCATTGGTGTCCAAGATCATGGATTTGATGTTTGGAGTCTAG